Below is a window of Variovorax sp. TBS-050B DNA.
ACGCGATCGCGCCCTGCGTGGTGGCGCGCCGCCAGTAGAGCCCGCACACCAGCGGCACGAAGGCGCCGACCAGCGGCACCTGGTAGGCGCCCGAGACCAGTTCGTAGATGGGCGTGCCCTGCATGCGGATGGCGTAGGCCAGCACCGCCGCGCTGAAGACCAGCACCGTGATGCGCATGGTCAGCAGGTTCTGGCGGTCGGTGCCGGAGGGGCGGAACTGGCGCCAGATGTTCTCGGTGAAGGTGACGCTGGGCGCCAGCAGCGTGGCCGAGGCGGTCGACTTGATGGCCGACAGCAGCGCGCCGAAGAACAGCACCTGCATCACGAAGGGCATCTTCTCGAGCACCAGCGTGGGCAGCACCTTCTGCGGATCGTCCTTGAGCAGCGCCGCGGTCTGCTCGGGCATGATCAGGAGCGCGCTGGCGACCAGGAACATCGGCACCGCGGCGAACAGGATGTAGGCCACGCCGCCGATCACCGGCCCGCGCGTGGCCGCCTTGACGCTGTTGGCCGACATCACGCGCTGGAACACGTCCTGCTGCGGAATGGAGCCGAGCATCATCGTGATGGCGGCCGCGAAGAAGAACACCATGTCGTGCCAGTTGGGCTCGGGCCAGAACTTGAAGAGGTCCTTGCTGACCGCGAAAGCCACCACCTTGTCGGCGCCGCCGGCCATGTTGCCCGCGAACATCGCGATGACCGCGAGGCCGACGACCAGGATGATCATCTGGACGAAGTCGGTCACGGCCACCGACCACATGCCGCCGAACAGCGTGTAGGCCAGGATCGAGACGACGCCGATCACCATGCCCGTGGGAATGCCGATCGCGCCGCCCGAGAGCACGTTGAACACCAGCCCGAGCGCCGTGACCTGGGCCGAGACCCAGCCCAGGTAGCTCAGCATGATGATCAGCGAGCAGGCCACCTCGACGCCGCGGCCGTAGCGTTCGCGGTAGTAGTCGCTGATGGTCAGCAGCGTCATGCGGTAGAGCTTGCCCGCGAAGAACAGGCCCACGAGGATCAGGCAGGTGCCGGCGCCGAACGGGTCCTCGATCACGCCGTTCAGGCCGCCTTCGATGAACTTGGCCGGTATGCCGAGCACCGTTTCCGAACCGAACCAGGTCGCGAAGGTGGTCGTCACGATCATGAACAGCGGCAGGTGCCGCCCCGCGATCGCGAAGTCGGTGGTGTTCTTCACCCGCTTCGCGGCATACAGGCCGATCGCAATGGTGACCAGCAGATAGACGACAACCAGCGTCAGCAGCACGGGACTCTCTCCTCTAGAACAACTTCACGCGCACCAGCAACTGCATGGCGAGCAACCCCAATACAAATCCCATGCCACCGTAGATGATGATCTGCAGCAGCCGGTTGGTGCGCTTCTGCGCGGCCAGCAGCTCCAGCAGTTCGCGGCGGTGGTCGGGCGGCCGATTCTCGAGGTAGTCGTGCAGCAGGCGCGGCAGCTGCGGCAGCAGCTTGGCGTAGCGCGGCGCCTCGGCCCGCAGCTGCTCGAACAGCTTCTTGGGCCCGATCTGGTCGACCATCCACTTCTCGAGGAAGGGCTTGGCGGTGTGCCAGAGGTCCAGCTCCGGGTCGAGCTGGCGGCCCAGCCCCTCGATGTTGAGCAGGGTCTTCTGCAGCAGCACCAGCTGCGGCTGGATCTCGACGTGGAAGCGGCGCGAGGTCTGGAACAGGCGCATCAGCACCATGCCGAGCGAGATCTCCTTGAGCGGCCGGTCGAAGTAGGGTTCGCAGACGGTGCGGATCGCCGCTTCGAGCTCGTCGATGCGCGTGCCTTCGGGCACCCAGCCGCTTTCGAGGTGCAGCTCGGCCACGCGCTTGTAGTCGCGCCGGAAGAAGGCGACGAAGTTCTGCGCCAGGTATTCCTTGTCGGACTCGGTGAGCGTGCCGATGATCCCGAAGTCGAGCGAGACGTAGCGCCCGAAGGTCTCGGGCTCCAGGCTCACCTGGATGTTGCCCGGGTGCATGTCGGCATGGAAGAAGCCGTCGCGGAACACCTGGGTGAAGAAGATCGTGACGCCGTCGCGCGCGAGCTTGGGAATGTCCACGCCGGCGGCGCGCAGTCGGTCGAGCTGGGCGATCGGCACGCCGTTCATGCGCTCCATCACGATCACCTCGGGATGGCAGAAGTCCCAGAACATCTCGGGAATCAGCACCAGCTCGAGCGAAGCCATGTTGCGCCGCAACTGCGCGGCATTGGCCGCCTCGCGCACCAGGTCGAGTTCGTCGTGCAGGTACTTGTCGAACTCGGCCACCACCTCGCGCGGCTTCAGGCGCTTGCCGTCGGCCGAGAGGCTCTCGACCCAGCCGGCCATCATGGCCATGAGCGCGAGGTCCTTCTCGATCACGCCCTGCATGTTGGGTCGCAGCACCTTCACGGCCACGTCGCGCACTTTGCCGTCGTCGGTGCGGATGGTCGCGAAATGCACCTGCGCGATCGACGCGCTGGCGATGGGCGTTTCGTCGAACTGCACGAACACGTCACCGACCGGCCGGCGGAACGCACGCTCGATGGTCGCGATCGCCACCGCCGAGGGGAACGGCGGCACGCGGTCCTGCAGGAAGGCGAGCTCGTCGGCGATGTCCTGCGGCAGCAGGTCGCGCCGGGTCGAGAGCACCTGGCCGAACTTCACGAAGATCGGGCCGAGCCGCTCCAGCGCCTCGCGCAGCCGCTGGCCGCGCGGCGCGTCGAGGTTGCGGCCGACGGATACCACCCGCGCCACCACGCGCAGCCATGGTTTCTGGAAGCTCGTGAGCACGAGCTCGTCCAGGCCGTAGCGCAGCGCGACCCAGACGATGAAGAGGCCGCGATAGAAGCGCCTCATTCGGCCTTGCCCGCCGAGCCCGCCGTGGGTCCGCCCGTCCCGGCCCCGCGATGGCCGACGAACTGGCGCAGCGCGCCCACGACGCGGCGCGCGCCCTCGGCGATGGTGTGCGCGGGCACGTCGCCGATCAGGCGGGCGAGGTCGTCCTCGACGTCCCAGCGCACATGGTCGACCAGCCAGTTGACCTCGGCCGCCAGTTGCACGTCGCCGATGATCTGCACCGCGGGCTTGTCGCCGCGCAGCGTGGCGCGGGCCAGGTCGAAGGGGGATTCGTCGGTGACGGTGAGCGTGAGCTCGGGCACCGAGGCCGGGGGCGCCAGGTCGAGCAGGCCGGCCGGCGTGGCCACCAGTTCCATGGTCACGAAGCGCCACTGGAAGCGCACCACCCGCCCCTGCTGGCGCAGCAGCCGCTGCTGGGCTTCGGGCTCCTGCTGCAGCACGTGGTTGAGAAACAGCACCGCGCGGTGCTGGATCTCGTGCACCGCCCAGCCGGGCGGCTGCAGGCGCTCGCCGATGCGGTTGAAGAGATCGTCGAGAAAAGAAAATGGGGACGATGGTGTGGCCATGTCCCCATTATCCCGTCACTGTCGCGCCCTGCGACTCATGGACTGCATGCTCTTTTCCAGAAACACCGCAGAACCGGCTTTGCCGGGCTGCTGGTGTTGCCCCCGGTAGGGGGTTGGAGAAGCGACACGAAGTGCGCGAAGCCTGGGGGCGAGCTTTACTGCAGCGCCTGGACGCCTGCCACGAGCCAGCCGCTGGTGCCGCTGGTCGGCTTGGTCATGTTCCAGACTTCGCGGAACGGGCCCGGGCCGGCCGAGGCGTCTTCGCGGATCATGCCGGAGAACTCCACGCTCGCCATGTAGACGTCGGCCAGTTCCTCGATGCCGAGCAGCTTGGCGTCGAGCATCACGACCTCGGTCTTGTTCGAGGCGCCGCCGGTGTGGCTCGCGCGGTCGGCGAGCTGGGTGCGGATCTCGGCCACCATCTCGTCGGTCATCATCGAGCGCAGCATGCCGACGTCGGCGCGGTCCCAGGCGTCCTGCAGCGTCACGAAGTTGCGCTTGGCGGCGGCGAGGAAGCCGTCGACGTCGAAGCCGGCCGGGATGCCCCAGCTCTGCGAGCCCGACAGCGCCGAGCCGATCATGCTGCCGCCGGCCGCAGCGCCTGCCGCGGACAGGCTGCTGCCGTGCGAAGGCGTGGCATCGAAGGCGGCGGTGTTGCGCTCCCAGGGGCGTGCCGAGGCGTCGTTGCCCACGTTGGCCGGGCTGTACTGCGCCGGCGCGCTCGCGTTCGCGGGATTGCCCGCGCCTTCGAAGGCGAAGCCGCCCTGGCGGCCGCCGTTGGCAGGCGCCGCCGAGCGCGCCTTGAACAGGCGCCAGACGAACAGTGCCGCCATCGCGAGCAGCGCGATCAGCAGGATGTTGGCGAAGCCGGCGCCCAGGCCGAGCGAATTGGCGAGCCAGGCCAGGCCCAGGCCGGCGGCCAGACCGCCGAGCATCGCGCCCCAGGGACGCTTCGGCGCCGCGGCGGCGGGCGCCGGCGTGGCCGGACGCGGCGACGCCGTGGCTGCGTTCTGCTGCGTCGGCGCGGTGGGCGAAGCCGATTCGCGCTGCGTCACGTTCGACGACTGGCGTCCCACCGACTTGCCGCCGCCGATGCGGGCCGCATCGGCCTGGACGCTGACCAGGGCCAGCACGCAGGCCAGGAACAATGAACTCAAACTTTTCGTCATCATCTCGTCTCCTCTTTCGAGCGAAGAATTCGCTGTATCAACATTTGATTCCAACATGAAGGGCGACCACGCCACCCGTCATGTTGTGATAGTCCACATGCCCGAAACCGCCCTCTTTCATGAGGGTCTTGAGCTCCTCCTGGGCCGGATGCATCCGGATCGACTCGGCCAGGTAGCGGTAGCTCGCGTCGTCGCCCGCGACGATCTTGCCCAGGCGCGGCAGCACGTTGAACGAATACCAGTCGTAGGCCTTGGCAAGCGGCTTCGCGACCTTCGAGAACTCGAGCACCAGCAGCTTGCCGCGGGGCTTGAGCACGCGGTTCATCTCCTTCAGAGCCACGTCCTTGTGCGTCATGTTGCGCAGGCCGAAGGCCACGGTGACCACGTCGAAGTGGTCGGAGGGAAACGGCAGCTTCTCGGCGTCGCAGACCAGGGTGGGCAGCACCACGCCGGCATCGAGCAGCCGGTCGCGGCCGGTGCGCAGCATGGCTTCGTTGATGTCGGTGTGCACCACCTGGCCGCTGGCGCCCACCTTCTTCGAGAACGCGAGCGCGAGGTCGCCGGTGCCGCCGGCGATGTCGAGCACGCGCGAGCCTTCGCCGACGTTGGCGACCATGACGGTGTAGGCCTTCCAGGCGCGATGCAGCCCGGCCGACATCAGGTCGTTCATGAGGTCGTAGCGCTTGGCGACGGAATCGAAGACGCCGCGGACGCGTTGTGCCTTCTCGCTTTCGTCGACGTTCTCGAAGCCGAAATGGGTGGTACTCATGCGCCTGATGTTAGGGCGTAAGCACTCACCGCAAGGCGCCGACCCTTTGGAACCGCGGGTTTTGTTGCTTTTTCTGCACCCGACCGGCGGCGCAGACGCTCTTCAATGGCTGCCGCAGGCCGAGCCGCCGCCCTTGCCGGGCATGGGCGTGTCGCGGTCGACGCCGGCCGCCGCGAGGCGGCTTTCGTACTCGGCCCAGAGCCGCGCTTCGTTGGCGCCGAGTTCGTAGAGCAGGTCCCACGAGAAGATGCCCGAGTCGTGGCCGTCGCTGAAGACCGGCTGCACGGCATAGTTGCCGACGGGCTGCAGATCGACCAGCTCGACATCGCGCTTGCCGGTCTGCAGCACCTCCTGCCCCGGCCCGTGGCCCTGCACCTCGGCCGAGGGCGAATAGATGCGCATCAGCTCGAACGGGATCCGGAACGTGGCGCCGTCGGAAAAGCCGACCTCCAGCACGCGCGACTGGCCGTGCACGGTGATCGATTGCGGCGTCGGTGCGCCGGCCTGCAGACCTGCCATCAGAAACTCCTTGTGCGCAGTTGCGCGGTCATCGCGGCCTCGAGGGCCGGCAGGCGCGCGGCCACCGCCGCATCGCGCGCCGGGTCGGCCTCGCGCTGCACCGGTGCCCAGACCGAGCCGGGGAAATGCGTGTCGCCGTCGAAGCGGGCGATCACGTGCCAGTGCAGGTGCGCGACCATGTTGCCGAGCGCCGCGAGGTTGATCTTGGTCGGCGCGAGCTGCTCGCGCAGGCACTGTTCGACCAGCGCCACCGCCTCCATGCAGAGCACGCGGTCGGCCGCGTCGAGGTCGGTGAACTCGCGTGCATGGTCGTTCCAGACCACGCGGTAGAAGGCCGGGAAGCCGGGCTCCCCGGCATGGATCACGCGCAGCTTCTCGCCCTGGTGGACCAGGCGGCCGCCGGGGCCTTCGCACAGCGGGCAGCCGGGCGCCTTCATACCAGCACCCGCTCGATGCCGCCCTGGTTGGCGGCCGCCACGTACTGCGGCATCCAGTCGCTGCCGAGGAGCCGGTTGGCCATCTCGACCACGATGTAGTCGGCTTCGAGCAGGCCGTTGTTCAGGTCGTTGCCGTAGCGCGAGAGGCCCTGCAGGCAGCTCGGGCAGCTGGTGAGGATCTTCACGTTCTCCTTCTCGCCGACCTTCCCGCCCGCGCGCAGCGCGGCCTCGCCCTTCTTCAGTTCCTCTTCCTTGCGGAAGCGGATCTGCGTGGAAATGTCGGGCCGCGACACGCCCAGCGTGCCCGACTCGCCGCAGCAGCGGTCGTTCTTGAGCACGTTGTCGCCGACCAGCGCCTTCACGGTCTTCATCGGGTCCTGCAGCTTCATCGGCGAATGGCAGGGGTCGTGGTAGAGGTAGCCGCCGCCCGCCGCGTCGGCGAGCGTGATGCCCTTCTCGAGCAGGTACTCGTGGATGTCGACGATGCGGCAGCCCGGGAAGATCTTGTCGAACTGGTAGCCCTGCAGCTGGTCGTAGCAGGTGCCGCAGCTCACCACCACGGTCTTGATGTCGAGGTAGTTGAGCGTGTTGGCCACGCGGTGGAAGAGCACGCGGTTGTCCGTGATCATCTTCTCGGCCTTGTCGTACTGGCCGCTGCCGCGCTGCGGATAGCCGCAGCACAGGTAGCCGGGCGGCAGCACCGTCTGCACGCCGGCATGCCAGAGCATGGCCTGCGTCGCGAGCCCGACCTGCGAGAACAGGCGCTCCGAGCCGCAGCCCGGGAAGTAGAACACCGCCTCGGTCTCGGAGGTGGTGGCCTTCGGGTTGCGGATGATCGGCACGTAGTCGGCATCCTCGATGTCGAGCAGCGCGCGCGCCGTCTGCTTCGGCAGGTTGCCCGGCATCTTCTTGTTGATGAAGTGGATCACCTGCTCCTTGACCGGCGCCGGGCCGACCGTGGCGGGCGGCGCGGCGGTCTGCCGGCGCGCCAGGCCGCGCAGCAGGTCGTTGGCGAGGCGCTGCGCCTTGAAGCCGATGCCCACCATGCCCGCGCGCACCGTCTTGATGGTCTGCGGGTTGGTCGCGTTGAGGAAGAACATCGCGGCCGCGTTGCCCGGGCGGAAGCTCTTCTGCCCCATCTTGCGCAGCAGGTTGCGCATGTTCATCGACACGTCGCCGAAGTCGATCTTCACCGGGCATGGCGTGAGGCACTTGTGGCAGACCGTGCAGTGGTCGGCCACGTCCTCGAACTCCTCCCAGTGCTTGATGCTGATGCCGCGGCGCGTCTGCTCTTCATAGAGGAAGGCTTCCACCAGCAGCGAGGTCGCGAGGATCTTGTTGCGCGGGCTGTAGAGCAGGTTGGCGCGCGGCACGTGCGTGGCGCACACGGGCTTGCACTTGCCGCAGCGCAGGCAGTCCTTGACGCTGTCGGCGATCGCGCCGATGTCGCTCTGCTGCATGATCAGCGACTCGTGGCCCATGAGGCCGAAGCTCGGCGTGTAGGCGTTGGTCAGGTCGGCATGCAGTTCCTCGGCCGGCTGGCCCGCCGGCGCGCGCAGCAGCTTGCCCTTGTTGAAGCGGCCCTCGGGATCGACGCGGCGCTTGTACTCCATGAACGGCCGCAGCTCCTCGTCGCTGAGGAACTCGAGCTTGGTGATGCCGATGCCGTGCTCGCCCGAGATCACGCCGTCGAGGCTGCGCGCCAGCGCCATGATGCGCACCACCGCCGCATGCGCGGTCTGCAGCATCTCGTAGTTGTCGCTGTTGACCGGGATGTTGGTGTGCACGTTGCCGTCGCCCGCATGCATGTGCAGCGCAACCCACACGCGGCCCTTGAGCACGCGCTGGTGGATGGCCACGCACTCGGCGACGATCGGCGCGAACTCGGCGCCCGCGAAGATCTCCTGCAGCGGCTGGCGCAGCTGGGTCTTCCAGCTCGCGCGCAGGCTGTGGTCCTGCAGCTGCGGGAACAGCGCGTCCACGTCGCGCAGCCAGCCGGCCCAGAGCGCGCGCACCTCCTGCACCAGCGCCACGGCCTGCGCCACGCGGTCCTCGAGCAGTTCGGCCGCCGGGATCTCGTGCGCGTCGTCGCTCTTGCCGAGCGGCAGGTTGCCGCGCAGCAGGAAGGCCTCGAGCTCGTCGGTGAGCTGCAGCTTGTTCTTCAGCGAGAGCTCGATGTTGATGCGCTCGATGCCGTCGCTGTACTCGGCCATGCGCGGCAGCGGGATCACCACGTCCTCGTTGATCTTGAAGGCGTTGGTGTGGCGGCTGATGGCCGCCGTGCGCTTGCGGTCGAGCCAGAACTTCTTGCGCGCCTCGGGGCTGATCGCGATGAAGCCCTCGCCGCTGCGCGAATTGGCGATGCGCACCACCTCGGAAGTGACGCGCGCCACCGCGTCGGCGTCGTCGCCTGCGATGTCGCCGAACAGCACCATCTTCGGCAGGCCGCCGTGCTTCTTCGACTTGGTGGCGTAGCCCACGGCCTTGAGGTAGCGGTCGTCGAGGTGTTCGAGGCCCGCGAGCAGCACGGCCGAGCGCTTCTGCTCCGCGAACATGAAGTCCTTGATCTCGACGATGCTCGGCACCGCGTCCTTGGCATTGCCGAAGAACTCGAGGCAGACGGTGCGCGTGTGCGCCGGCATGCGGTGCACCACCCAGCGGCAGCTGGTGATGAGGCCGTCGCAGCCTTCCTTCTGGATGCCTGGCAGGCCCGAGAGGAACTTGTCGGTCACGTCCTTGCCGAGGCCCTCCTTGCGGAAGGTGCGGCCCGGGATCTCGAGGCGCTCGGTGCGCAGCGGGGTGCGGCCGTCGGCGGCGTAGTACTGCAGCTCGAAGACGGCGCTCTCGGCGTCGTGGATCTTGCCGAGGTTGTGGCCGATGCGCGTGACCTCCAGCCATTCGGCCTGCGGCGTGACCATGCGCCAGGAGGCGAGGTTGTCGAGCGCGGTGCCCCAGAGCACGGCCTTCTTGCCGCCGGCGTTCATGGCGACGTTACCGCCCACGCAGGAAGCCTCGGCCGAGGTGGGATCGACCGCGAACACGTAGCCCGCGCGCTCGGCCGCATCGGCCACGCGCTGCGTGACGACGCCGGCCTCGGTCCAGATCGTGGGCACGGGCGCATCGAGGCCCGGCAGCGCGACCATCTCGACCTCGGTCATGGCCTCGAGCTTCTCGGTGTTGATGACGACGCTCTTCCAGGTCAGCGGGATCGCCCCGCCGGTGTAGCCGGTGCCGCCGCCGCGCGGAATGATGGTGAGGCCGAGCTCGATGCAACCCTTGACCAGCAGCGCCATCTCGGCCTCGGTGTCGGGGCAGAGCACGACGAAGGGGTACTCGACGCGCCAGTCGGTGGCATCCGTGACGTGCGAGACGCGCGAGAGGCCGTCGAACTTGATGTTGTCCTTCGCGGTGAGCCGGCCGAGCACGCGATTGGCCTGGCGGCGCAGGGCGGCGACCTCGCGGAAGGTGGTGTCGAAGGCGGCGACGGCCTGGCCCACCAGCGCGGTGAGTTCGCCGACGAGCTGGTCGCGCGGAAGATCGGCGTCGGGGGTGCGGCGCTTCTGGACTTCGGCGAGCCGGTGCCTGAGCGCGTCGACGAGCTGGCCGCGCCGGCGCGGGTTGTCGAGCAGGTCGTCGACGAGGTAGGGATTGCGCTGGACCACCCAGATGTCGCCGAGCACTTCGTACAGCATGCGCGCCGACCGGCCGGTGCGGCGTTCGGCGCGCAGGGTCTGCAGCAGTTCCCAGCCCCGTTCGCCCAGCAGGCGGATCACGATCTCGCGATCGGAGAAGCTGGTGTAGTTGTAGGGGATCTCGCGCAGTCGTACAGGCTCTGCGGCCTGCGACAACAGCGTGGTCAACGCGGTCGGAGCATTCATCGGGGTGGCACCTCGGCCAGGCGCTGCGCGCCCACATAGCCGGGGGTGGGATTTTAGGGCAGTGCCCGGGCCCTTGCGCGCGACCGGTCTTGCGCCAGCGTCAGAACAACACGCGGCTGCGGATCGTCCCGTTCACCTTCGCCAGCTTCTCCAGCGCGAGGTCCGAGTGCGCCGCGTCGATGTCCATCACCACGTAGCCGATCTTCTCGTTGGTCTGGAGGAACTGCGAGGAGATGTTGATGCCGTTGTCCGAGAAGATCTTGTTGATCTCCGACAGCACGCCCGGCACGTTGCGGTGGATGTGCAGCAGCCGGTGCTTGCCGGCATGGGCCGGCAGCGCCACCTCGGGGAAGTTGACCGACGAGGTCGAGGTGCCGTTGTCGCTGTACTTGACGAGCTTCTCGGCCACTTCGAGGCCGATGTTGGCCTGCGCCTCCATGGTCGAGCCGCCGATGTGGGGCGTGAGGATCACGTTGTCGAGGCCGCGCAACGGCGACTGGAACTCGTCCTTGTTGCTGCGCGGCTCGACCGGGAACACGTCGATCGCGGCGCCGAGCAGCTTCTTCTGCTTCAGGGCCTCGGCCAGCGGCTCGATCTCGACCACGGTGCCGCGCGAGGCGTTGATCAGGATCGCGCCCGGCTTCATCGCCGCGATCTCGGCCGCGCCGATCATCCACTGCGTGGCAGCCGTCTCGGGCACGTGCAGCGTCACGATGTCGCTCTGGGCCAGCAGCTGATGCAGTTCGCGCACCTGGCGCGCATTGCCCAGCGGCAGCTTGGTGACCACGTCGTAGAAGGCCACCTGCATGCCCAGCGCCTCGGCCAGCACCGACAGCTGCGCGCCGATCGAGCCGTAGCCCACGATGCCCAACGTCTTGCCGCGGATCTCGAAGGCGTTCTCGGCCGACTTGAGCCAGCCGCCGCGGTGCGCCACCGCGCTCTTCTCGGGCACGCCGCGCAGCAGCAGGATGGCTTCGGCCAGCACCAGTTCGGCCACCGAACGGGTGTTGGAGTACGGGGCGTTGAAGACCGCCACGCCATGTTCGCGCGCCGCCTCGAGGTCGACCTGGTTGGTGCCGATGCAGAAGCAGCCGGCGGCCACCAGCTTGTGGGCCGCGGCGAAGACCTCGGCCGTGAGCTGCGTGCGCGAGCGGATGCCCAGGAAGTGGACGTCGGCGATCTTGGCCTTGAGCTCCGCGTCGGGCAGCGCGCCCGGCAGCGACTCGATGTTGGTGTAGCCCGCGCCGCGCAGCACCTCCACGGCCGATGGATGGATGCCTTCGAGCAGAAGGAACTTGATCCGGCTTTTGTCGAGGGAGGTCTTGCTGCTCATGGCGTACTCGCGGTGCCCCGGCCACGGCAACAGGCTAGGCCGAAAAAGGGGAGGACGATGCTAGCATGGTGCGGCGCAGCACGACGGTGCGCGCACCGCGGCAAGCCCTGCGCCGAAGGGGTTTTCCCGGTTGGAGGATGGCGCGGGTCCGTGCGCAAATGCGACGTAAATGTCACACGGATGGCCTAGCATCCGCGCTTTTCTTCCACAGGAGTCTTCTTTGATGCGATTCAACACGCTCGCCGCGGCCGCGGCGCTTGCCGCCACGCTGGCCGTTCCGGCCCATGCCCAGACCGAGATCCAGTGGTGGCATTCGATGAGCGGCCCGCTCGGCGAGTGGGTCAACGACCTGGCCAAGCAATACAACGAGAGCCAGAAGGAATTCAAGGTCGTGCCCACCTACAAGGGCCAGTACGACGAATCGATGACCGCCGCGATCGCCGCCTTCCGCGCCGGCAACGCGCCCGACATCCTGCAGGTGTTCGAGGTGGGCACCGCCACCATGATGGCTTCCAAGGGCGCGATCAAGCCCGTCGGCGAGGTGATGAACTCCGGCGGCGCCAAGTTCGACCCCAGCGTGTACGTGCCGGCCGTCTCGGGCTACTACACCGCCCCCAACGGCCAGATGCTGAGCTTCCCGTTCAACAGCTCGACCACGATCTTCTATTACAACAAGGACGCCTTCAAGGCGGCCGGCCTCGACCCCGAGAAGGCGCCCACCACCTGGCCCGAAGTCATCGCCGCGGCCGACAAGCTCAAGGCCAGCGGCCACAAGTGCCCCTTCACCACCAGCTGGATGAGCTGGACCCAGCTCGAGAGCTTCTCGGCCTGGCACAACACGCTGTACGCGACGCAGAACAACGGCTTCGGCGGCACCTCGGCGCGCCTGGCCTTCAACGCGCCGCTGCAGGTCAAGCACTTCGAGAACCTGGCCAAGATGTCGAAGGACGGCACCTTCGTCTACAAGGGCCGCAACAACACCGCCGACGCCGCCTTCCCCTCGGGCGAGTGCGCGATGATGACCGGCTCCTCGGGCCTGTACGCGCGCGTGGCCAAGGACGCCAAGTTCAAGTACGGCATCTCGACCCTGCCCTACTACCCCGACGTGAAGGGCGCGCCGCAGAACACCGTGATCGGCGGCGCCAGCCTCTGGGTCATGTCGGGCAAGCCGGCCGACCACTACAAGGGCGTGGCGAGCTTCTTCAACTTCCTGTCCGACACCAAGGTGCAGTCCGAAAGCCACAAGCGCACCGGCTACCTGCCGATCACCACCGCGGCCTACAAGCTGACCGATGCCTCGGGCTTCTACAAGGAGAAGCCGGGCACCGACGTGGCGGTGACGCAGATGATCCGCAAGACCACCGACAAGTCGCGTGGCGTGCGCCTGGGCAACTTCGTGCAGATCCGAACCATCATCGACGAGGAGACCGAGCAGATCTGGAACGGCAAGAAGACCGCCAAGGAAGCGCTGGACGCGGCCGTGAAGCGCGGCGACGAGCAACTCGAGCGCTTCCAGAAAGCCAACAAGGGCTGACGCGGGGCACGGCCGCCGAGCCGTTCCGGCCGCAGTAGACTCGCACGCCCGCCCCGCACGAGCAACGGGGGCGGGCGTTTCGTTTTTGGAGGGATTCGAGGGGTTATGGAAAAACGCGTTCTATTCCGGTCGGCATGGCTGCCATGGTTGCTGATCGCGCCACAGATGGCGGTGATCCTGGTGTTCTTCTTCTGGCCCGCGAGCCAGGCGATCTGGCAGTCGATGCAGACCGAGGACGCCTTCGGCACCTCGACCGTCTTCGTCGGCCTGGAGAACTTCCAGACGCTGTTCGACGACCCGGCCTACATCGAATCCTTCAAGGTCACCGCGCTGTTCTCGGTCTTGGTGGCCGGCATCGGCATCGCGCTGTCGCTGATGCTCGCGATCTTCGCCGACCGCATCCTGCGCGGCTCGCTGGTCTACAAGACCTTCCTGATCATTCCGTACGCGGTCGCGCCGGCCATCGCGGGCGTGCTGTGGGTGTTCATGTTCTCGCCCAGCATCGGCGTGGTGAGCTACGGTCTGCGCAAGATGGGCATCGACTGGAACCACCTGCTCAACTCGAACCAGGCGCTCACGCTGATCGTGGTGGCGGCCGTGTGGAAGCAGATCTCCTACAACTTCCTGTTCTTCCTCGCCGGGCTGCAATCGATCCCGAAGGCGCTGATCGAGGCCGCGGCCATCGACGGCGCCGGGCCGCTGCGGCGCTTCCTCACGATCCAGTTCCC
It encodes the following:
- the ugpA gene encoding sn-glycerol-3-phosphate ABC transporter permease UgpA; the encoded protein is MEKRVLFRSAWLPWLLIAPQMAVILVFFFWPASQAIWQSMQTEDAFGTSTVFVGLENFQTLFDDPAYIESFKVTALFSVLVAGIGIALSLMLAIFADRILRGSLVYKTFLIIPYAVAPAIAGVLWVFMFSPSIGVVSYGLRKMGIDWNHLLNSNQALTLIVVAAVWKQISYNFLFFLAGLQSIPKALIEAAAIDGAGPLRRFLTIQFPLLSPTTFFLLVINVVYAFFDTFAIVHATTEGGPGRDTAILVYKVWHDGFRALDLGGSAAQSVVLMVIVVALTVIQFRYVEKKVQY